The genomic window CCTGATTTTCCATGCCCCGGTGAGCTGAGTGAAGCTTTATATCGCGCTACACAAGATGGATATAATCAATACGGTCCAATGCCTGGTTTTTTGCCCCTTCGTGAAAATATTTCGAAGCGAATCCAAAAAACATACAGTGTTCAAATAGATGCCCAAGAAGAAATTACCATTACAGCTGGAGCTACACAAGGTGTTTATTCTGCTATCTCGACTCTCGTATCACCGGGTGATAAGGTCATCATCTTCGAACCTGCCTATGATAGTTATGCACCTTCAGTATTGGTGAATAAAGGTGAACCAATTTATATCCGATTGGAGGAGCCTGAATTTAAAATTCCCTGGGATAAATTAGAACAAACCCTTCGTACGCAAGAAATTAGATTAATTCTGTTTAATAATCCTCACAATCCTACAGGGGTGATTTGGGAAGAAGAGGATTTTCAAAAATTGATTTCTTTGCTTCATTTCCAGAAGCCATTGATGATATGGGATGAGGTTTATGATGCTATGGTTTATGATGGTAAAAAGCACTTATCCGCACTTCAATATCCGGAGTTGTATGAAAGCAGTATTGTCACATTTTCTTTTGGTAAAACCTTTCACAATACAGGTTGGAAGATTGGTTACAATATCGCACCTCCACATCTTACTGCCGAATACAGAAAACTGCACCAGTTTACATTATTTTCTGTAAATTATCCGTCTCAAGTGGCATCTTCATATTTTTTGGAAAGAAATTTTGATTTTATCAAGGACCTATCTTCTTTTTACCAGAAAAAAAGGGATCACATGATAAATCTTTTGAAGCAAACAGAATTCAGTGCATTGTCTTGTAGAGGTTCTTATTTTTTGTTGGCTTCGCATGAGGCCATGCAGCGAATGGGAGATATTGTATTTGCTGACCATATCGTAGAAAACAACAAGGTCGCATTGATCCCTCTATCTGCATTTTATCATGATGGATACGATCCACATTTGCTTAGATTTTGTTTTGCAAAAAAGGAAAGTACTGTCGAACAAGCTGTGGAACGCCTGAAGAGGCCAACATTTTGATTGATTTTACGTTTTATCGCTCATCAAGTATAGGTCTGAAGGAATTAAAATTAAAACGAATGAAACTGACTAGAAATTTACTCCTGTTTATTTTGTTATTTACTTTCCAACATGCTTGGTCTCAATCTTTTTCGATAAAAGGAATTCTCAGAGATACAACAGGAGAGCCATTGAGTCTGGCTTCCATTTTTTTTCTCAATCCTTCAGATACCACATTAATAGAGTATGTGCGGGCAGATGAAGATGGAGTTTTTCTGGCTCAGGGATTGAATCGTAGACCTTATTTAGTCAGGTGCAATTATGTGGGTTTTCTTCCACATGAAGTGATGGTAACTCCAGATCAAGGTGGAATGAAGGACCTGGGAGTGATCGTCTTGAAACCAATTTCTACTCAGTTATTTGAAGTTGTAATTAAAGAGGCACGAGCACCACTAATTATCAAGGGTGATACAATCGAATACGATGCATCAGCATTCAAAGTCCCTGAAGGATCTACTATGGAGGAACTCCTGAAAAAGTTACCGGGTATCGAAGTTGAAAATGACGGAAGCATAAAAGCTGATGGAAAAGATGTGACAAAAGTAACAGTCGACGGCAAGCGTTTTTTTGGGGACGATCCAAAGCAAGCCACAAAAAATCTCCCTGCTGAAGGTATCAAGAAAGTCCAGGTATTTGATAATGTAGACGAGCAAAAAAAACTTACCGGATACAGTTCGCGACCTAGTGACAAAGCCATCAATGTGGAAATGAAAGATGAATTTAAGAAAGGTGGATTCGGAAAAATTGCAGCCGGTGGAGGTACAGAAGAGAGATTAGAGATAAAAGGAAACTATAATCAGTTTAACGACAAATGGCAATTGAGTTTGATAGGAGTAAGTAATAACACAGGACGGAATGGTTTAGGATGGAATGACTATCAGGATTTCAGAGGAAGTAATTCTTTTAATTGGAATGATGGTGGGGATTTCGGATTTGCAGAGAGTTCAGGAAGGAGATACATCCTGTTGGGATCTTCAGATTCTGAAGACAATGATGAATTGAGTTCGGGTTTTTTCAGTGGTGAGGCGAGTGGATTTCCAAAAAAATATTCTGCCGGTGTGAATCTCAATTATGATTGGAAAAAGACAAAGTTGAGTTCAATGTATTTTTACAATTTGGATAAGTTGGATCGCTTGACTGCTACAGAATCACAGTATTTTATTCCTGAAGGCAACTACTATCGTGACGAAACCAGGAAATCTTCAAATTCAAATTTCGCGCATGCTGCTGATATTCGTGTAGAACATTCTGTTGATTCAGCGACGACGCTTGTCAGTTCTTTCAAATCCAATTTGGGAAGTAAGCGAAGCGATCAAAATTTTATTTCCGAAAGTATCTCAGAAAATCAACAGAAACTCAATGACCTGAAATCAGATAATTTTACGGATAATGACATTCAGTACGTTCAAGGTAGTATGATTTTTAGAAAAAAATTGAAAAAGAAGGGAAGGGCAATGGCATGGAGCGGATCTTATAGTCTGAATAACTCTGTTCGAGACCTGACGCAAGATGCCTACACAAATTATTATGACAATAATGCCTTGGATTCATTCTATATCCTGGATCAGTTGACGGAAAGTATCAATAAGAAGCAATTATTCAAAACGGCTGCACTCTATGTTGAACCTATCAAGAAGAGATTTTTCAGTGAATCATTTGTGAATTATTTTATACAGAAAACGGACTACAACCGAGATGTTTTCAATCAAGAGCAGGCATTGTCCATTCCGGACTCAACGCTTACCCGATTGAATGATAATAGAGTATATACTGCCAGGATAGGAAGTTCCATAAGATATAGTTACAATGGTTTGAATATATCCTTGGGTGCTGCGTTACAAAACATTAAAATAATCGGTGACTATAGTTGGCCATTATCCGGAGTGGATTATTCTGCTGAAAAGAATTACAACAACGTCCTTCCGAATTTTGAATTGAATTATGACATGAAGAGAAACAGATGGTTCAGTTTAAATTACGGTATGTCTGTCAGTGAACCGAGTGTCCGCGATCTGATTCCTGTAATAGATCTTACGAATCCTATCAGTATTTTTGTAGGTAATCCAGATTTGAATCCAGAATTGAGACATCGTTTTAATGGAGAACTAAGCAAACATAGCAGAGCCACATCTATGGATTATGGTTTTAACGCAACGTATACACTTACAGAAGATAAAATTATACGATCTCAAGAGGTGGATTCATTTAGTGTCACAAAGACCCAACCGATCAATTTTGGAAAAGGTCATGATATCAATGGAGGATTGAGATTTGGTTTTCCTGTCATTCAGAATAAATTAACTGTGAGGTTGAATTATAATATGGGATATTCATTGAGTTCCTTGTTGATTAACCAAGTAGTGTCGGATGTAATTACTCTCAGACATACACCATCAGTACGGGTCAACATCACTTTGGTTGATTGGTTTTCATTATTTCTCAATGGGCGAATGAGTTTTTCTACTACGGATTACGAAAGTAATGAGCTAAAATCTCAAAAATTGGAAAATGCAAATCACTCAGCCGAACTCAATTTCAAGTTTCCCTTTGGATTATTTTGGTCCACAAGTTTTGCTTATAGTTCAGTAAAGAATCTGACGACGGATTATTTTTCAGAAACGCCAATACTCAATAGTTCTTTATATTATTTATTCTTGAAAAATAAACGCGCCGAAATCCGACTTTCGGCGTATGATGTGCTAAACAAGAATCAAGGAATTTCGCAGGTAGCTCAATCCAATTATCTGACTACCTCCGTGACTGAAACTTTATCGCGTTATCTGATGTTGACACTGAGTTACAACATGCGAGGATTTAAAACCTCTTTACAGAAAAACAGAGGGTGGTGGGATTAAATAATAAAATCATGAACAGGTATATTTTTTTTATTTGCATATTGGCTTTCCAAAGTTCGGTTTTTGCTCAAAAGAAAACCAGCGGAACTATCACTTATGAAAGACAGGAATCCTGGTCTAAAATAATGTCGCAAATGCCATATCTAAGTCAGGAGGAAAAAGACCGCATTGCGATTACAAATTCCAGAAATACAAATGAATTCAAAGAAACTTACGAATTGTATTTTACACCTGAGGTATCTTTTTATCAACAAAAGCAAAATTTGGCTAACGAGTCTTCGTATAGATATAGCTGGAGAAATTCTATGTACGTCATTTACCGAAATTTTAAAGAAAAGAAGGTCAGAGAGTGGCATGAAATGTTGGATAAGATTTATCTGTGTGAAGATGATTTGATCAAACCGGTCTGGAAAATCGGAAATGAAATCAAAGACGTCAATGGTTATCTTTGCATGAAAGCTGAAACAAGAGATACAGTAAAAAATCAAACAGTTGTGGCTTGGTTTACAGATCAGATACTGACCGAAGCTGGTCCAGAAGCTTATTTTGGCTTACCGGGAGCAATTATGGAGTTAAACATTAACGGTGGCTCAGCGACAATCACTGCAGTTTCAGTTCGATTTTCTGAAGAGCCACGAGAAATCAATTTTCCAAAATCAAAAGCAAAGAAAGTAAATTATTCTACCCTGAATAAAGCGATTTTGAAGTTTATGAATTCAAGTATTCAGGCACAGAAGAATCCATTTCGATCATTGAGATATTAATGCAAGTAGTATAAAATCTATGGATTTTGAGTTGAGAAATATTCAATTGGTTTTTGATAACTATTGTATTCAGCACTGTAATCTAACAATTAAAAGATACGATACATTGGTTGAATGTTCCATCGAATTCCTGCTTTTAACCACCAATCTTTTTTTTCGTTGGCTAAAATTTGTTTTAGATTTTCATTTCTTACAGCACATTCAGTTGTCAGGTAAATGCT from Saprospiraceae bacterium includes these protein-coding regions:
- a CDS encoding outer membrane beta-barrel protein encodes the protein MKLTRNLLLFILLFTFQHAWSQSFSIKGILRDTTGEPLSLASIFFLNPSDTTLIEYVRADEDGVFLAQGLNRRPYLVRCNYVGFLPHEVMVTPDQGGMKDLGVIVLKPISTQLFEVVIKEARAPLIIKGDTIEYDASAFKVPEGSTMEELLKKLPGIEVENDGSIKADGKDVTKVTVDGKRFFGDDPKQATKNLPAEGIKKVQVFDNVDEQKKLTGYSSRPSDKAINVEMKDEFKKGGFGKIAAGGGTEERLEIKGNYNQFNDKWQLSLIGVSNNTGRNGLGWNDYQDFRGSNSFNWNDGGDFGFAESSGRRYILLGSSDSEDNDELSSGFFSGEASGFPKKYSAGVNLNYDWKKTKLSSMYFYNLDKLDRLTATESQYFIPEGNYYRDETRKSSNSNFAHAADIRVEHSVDSATTLVSSFKSNLGSKRSDQNFISESISENQQKLNDLKSDNFTDNDIQYVQGSMIFRKKLKKKGRAMAWSGSYSLNNSVRDLTQDAYTNYYDNNALDSFYILDQLTESINKKQLFKTAALYVEPIKKRFFSESFVNYFIQKTDYNRDVFNQEQALSIPDSTLTRLNDNRVYTARIGSSIRYSYNGLNISLGAALQNIKIIGDYSWPLSGVDYSAEKNYNNVLPNFELNYDMKRNRWFSLNYGMSVSEPSVRDLIPVIDLTNPISIFVGNPDLNPELRHRFNGELSKHSRATSMDYGFNATYTLTEDKIIRSQEVDSFSVTKTQPINFGKGHDINGGLRFGFPVIQNKLTVRLNYNMGYSLSSLLINQVVSDVITLRHTPSVRVNITLVDWFSLFLNGRMSFSTTDYESNELKSQKLENANHSAELNFKFPFGLFWSTSFAYSSVKNLTTDYFSETPILNSSLYYLFLKNKRAEIRLSAYDVLNKNQGISQVAQSNYLTTSVTETLSRYLMLTLSYNMRGFKTSLQKNRGWWD
- a CDS encoding aminotransferase class I/II-fold pyridoxal phosphate-dependent enzyme, which encodes MDKQLLNSKLPKSGLSIFSRMTSLALKNDAVNLAQGFPDFPCPGELSEALYRATQDGYNQYGPMPGFLPLRENISKRIQKTYSVQIDAQEEITITAGATQGVYSAISTLVSPGDKVIIFEPAYDSYAPSVLVNKGEPIYIRLEEPEFKIPWDKLEQTLRTQEIRLILFNNPHNPTGVIWEEEDFQKLISLLHFQKPLMIWDEVYDAMVYDGKKHLSALQYPELYESSIVTFSFGKTFHNTGWKIGYNIAPPHLTAEYRKLHQFTLFSVNYPSQVASSYFLERNFDFIKDLSSFYQKKRDHMINLLKQTEFSALSCRGSYFLLASHEAMQRMGDIVFADHIVENNKVALIPLSAFYHDGYDPHLLRFCFAKKESTVEQAVERLKRPTF
- a CDS encoding GLPGLI family protein; translation: MNRYIFFICILAFQSSVFAQKKTSGTITYERQESWSKIMSQMPYLSQEEKDRIAITNSRNTNEFKETYELYFTPEVSFYQQKQNLANESSYRYSWRNSMYVIYRNFKEKKVREWHEMLDKIYLCEDDLIKPVWKIGNEIKDVNGYLCMKAETRDTVKNQTVVAWFTDQILTEAGPEAYFGLPGAIMELNINGGSATITAVSVRFSEEPREINFPKSKAKKVNYSTLNKAILKFMNSSIQAQKNPFRSLRY